In Mycolicibacterium aubagnense, the DNA window CCTTCGATCTGCGTCGCGAACTGGGCGTGATGGTCGACGATCCGGACGCGGTCGCACAGCTGACGCAGGTGTTCGACGCCGACTGGGAGACCTCGCACCACTACGAGCCGCCAGATCCGCTCGACACGTCGCAACATCACGAAGACGACTTCCCGCACGACCCCGATTTGGTCCATGAGTGAGGAGGTCGACTCGACGGCCCAACGGGTTTCGTTGTTCGAGTTGGTCCTGACGTTCAACCACATCGCGCTGGCGTCGTTCGGTGGCGGGCTGTCGGCCTGGTCCCGTGAGGTGCTGGTGGTGGAGAAAGGCTGGCTCGGGGACGCCGAGTTTCTCTCGGCCAGCACGATGTGCCGCATCCTGCCGGGTGCCAATCAGGTCAACATGGCGGTCTTCACCGGCACCAAGATGCGGGGCTTCTTCGGTGCCGCGGCAGCGGTATTCGGATTGTGCGCCATGCCGTTGGTCATCGTGCTGGTGCTGTCGTTCGCCTACTTCCGGTTCAAGGAGGTACCCGCCGTCAAAGGCGTGCTGCACGGCGCGTCCGCGGCCGCGGTGGCCCTGACCTTGACGATGGTGCTCAAGACGGGCCAGAAGTGCCTGACGGGCGTCATGCCGGTCCTGCTGTTCGCGGGTGCCTTCGTGCTCAACGGCGTCCTGCGGTTTCCGCTGCTGGGGACGCTCGCGATCCTGGCGCCGCTCAGCCTGATATGGGCGTGGCCGCGTGAGCGGGCACAAGCCGAAGCATGAGCGTCAGCGAGGAGCCGGAGGCGGATCGGGCATGACGGTCAGCGAGGAGCCGGAGGCGGATCGGGCATGAGTGTCAGCGAGGGGCCGGAGGCGGATCGCGCATGAGCACGGTGGCGATTTCGACTTACGTTCAGCTGATCGGGTTGTTCGGCATGCTGTCGCTGCTGTCGATCGGTGGCGGCAACGTGGTCCTGCCGGACATGCACATCAACGCCGTCAACGACAGGCACTGGCTGACCAACAGCCAGTTCGCCGACCTGTTCTCGATCTCCCAGACCGCGCCGGGGCCGAGCATCCTCATCGTGTCGATGGTCGGGTACGGCGCCGGCCTGAAAGTCGCCGGGATTCCCGGGGCGATCATCGGCGGCGTCATCTCGATGGTCGCGATGGTGGTGCCGGCCGCGGGTTTCGTGTACGTCATCACGTTGATCTGGCAGAAGGCCGAACGCTCCAAACTCCGCCGGGCCGTCGAGAAGGGTTTCGCCCCGCTGACCGTGGGCCTGATCCTGGCGGCATCGCTGGTCATGAGCCGTGCCGCCGACCACGACTGGCGGGCCTATACCGTCACCGCGGTGTGCACAGTGATCTTCATGCGCACCAAGCTCAACCCGCTGATCGTGGTGGCTGCGGCCGGCCTGGTCGGGTACCTCGGTTTCATCTGACCGTCGGAGCAGGTCAACCGCCGTGCCGTGGGATTGTCGGTGGCTCATGCGAGCATTGACGTTGTTGTGTCTGATATAGCCCAGCCCCTGCACTCGGCTCCGGCGATCGCCCCGGTGCCGCAGCGTCGGCGTGCGTCGACCGATCTGCTGCGCCTGCTGCCGTACCTGGGCCCGTACCGCGGTCGGTGGGGCGCCATGTTGCTCACCGCGTTCGTCGGTCTGGGCGTGACGGTGTCGATCCCGCTGGTGACCAAGGCAGTGATCGACGGTCCGGTCCGGCACCAGGATCAGCATGGCCTGTGGGTGCTCGGTTCCGCCGCGTTGGCGCTGGGGCTTGTCGAGGCGGTGCTGTGGTTCATCCGGCGCTGGCTCGGGGCCCGCGCGACCATGGGTGTCGAGGCCGACATCCGCAAGGAGCTCTACGCGCGGCTGCAGATTCTGCCGATGTCGTTCCACCGGCAGTGGCAGTCGGGCCAATTGCTGTCCCGCGTGATGAATGACCTTGGCACTATTCGACAATTCCTCGGGTTTGGCCTGCTGTTCCTGGTGCTCAACACGATTCAGATCATCGTGGTGACGGCCATCCTGCTGGCCATGTACTGGCCGCTGGGTGTGGTGGTGCTGGTCTCGGTGCTGCCGGTGACGGTGACGATCTTCAGATTCGAGCGGCAGTTCAGCCGGCTGTCCCGGCTGGCGCAGGACCAATCCGGCCATGTCGCAACGCATGTCGAGGAATCCGCGCTGGGCCTGCGGGTGATCAAGTCGTTCGGCCGCGAGGACTACGTCTACCAGCGGTTCGACGAGCGGGCGACGGCCCTGTACGACGCCGAGGTCGGCAAGGTGGCGGTCTCGGCGCGCTTTTGGACGCTGCTCGAGGTCATCCCCAACCTCACGCTCATCCTGGTGCTCGGGTTCGGTGCGTACGCCGCCGGCCACGGCCTGGTCACGATGGGCACGCTGGTCGCGTTCATCACCATGATGCTGTCTCTGGTCTGGCCCATCGCGTCGCTGGGCTACCTGCTGTCGATGATGCAGGAGTCGATGACCGCGGCCAACCGCGTTGCCGAGATCTTCGACGCGCCAGTGGATATCAGTGACGGCCCGGTCCACACAGTGCCCCGCGGCGGTCACCTCGAATTGCGCGACGTGGGATTCCGCTTTCCGGACGCGGAGCCCGACGACTGGGCCCTGCGCCACGTCTCGGTGACGGTCGAGCCGGGCCAGACGCTGGCGCTGGTCGGTGCGACGGGGTCCGGGAAATCGGTTCTGGCCGCATTGTTCTCGCGGCTCTATGACGTCACCGAGGGCGCCATCCTGCTCGACGGCCGGGATATCCGTGAGCTGTCGCTGCCCGCCCTGCGCAGCGCGGTGGCCACCGCCTTCGAGGACCCGACGCTGTTCTCCATGTCTGTCGTTGAGAACCTCACCCTGGGCCGGCCGACTTCAGGACAAGGCGCCGACGATCCCGCCACCGACGCCGAGATTCGCGCGGCCATCGACATCGCGGCCGCCCAGTTCGTCTACGATCTGCCGTTCGGCCTGGACACCCGCATCGGTGAGCAGGGCATGAGCCTGTCCGGCGGTCAGCGGCAACGTCTTTCGCTGGCCCGGGCCATCCTCGCCGCGCCGTCGCTGCTGGTGCTCGACGACACCTTGTCGGCCCTGGACATGCATACAGAGGCCGAGGTCACCGTCGCGCTGCGGCACGTGCTGAGGGAGGTCACCGGCATCGTGGTGGCGCATCGGGCGTCGACTGTGCTGCTGGCCGATCGGGTGGCGCTGCTGCAGGACGGGACCATCACCCGCATCGGTACACACGCTGAATTGCTTTCGCAGGCACCGGAATACCGGTATCTGCTGTCCGCTGACGACGAGCTCGACGACGGCACCGAACGCAGCTGTGACTGGGAGCAGGACGCCGAACGCGAACGCCTCGAGCAGCTGTATCTGGAGCAGACGGACGAGGCCGAAGAGGTGTGCAGGCGATGAGTACCGAGAGCTGGCGCGGCCAGACGGTCGAGGCGGTCGAGGACCTGCCCATCGACGAAAGCGTATCGCGGCGCCGCGAGGCCCGCGCGCTGTTGGGGTCGTTGCTGAGTCCGTACCGCGTCGCGGTCCTGCTGCTGGGGCTGGTCGTGGTCGTGGAAAACGGTGCGCGCCTGTCGGTTCCGCTGCTGGTGCAGCGCGGCATCGACCGCGGCATCCCGCCGATCCTGCACGGCGGCCCGGCCCGCGAGTTGCTGCAGATCGTGGCGGCCCTCTGCGGCGTCGTCGTGCTGCAGGCCACCTTCCGGCTGTTCTTCCTGAACCGGTCGGGCCGCATCGGGCAGAAGGTGTTGCTGGAACTGCGCCGCCTGGTGTACCGGCAGTTCCAGCGCCTCGACGTCGCCTTCCACGACCGCTACACGTCCGGCCGCGTGGTGAGCCGCTCCACCAACGACATCGAAGCCATCCAGACCATGTTGTCGACGGGTTTCGACAGCCTCATCACCGCCGTGCTCACCCTCGGCGGCACCGCGGTCCTGCTCGTCTCGCTGGACGTGCCGCTCGGACTGATGTGTCTCGGGGCATTCCCGCTGCTGGTGTTGTTGACCGCCTGGTTCCGTCGCGAGTCGTCCCGGACGTACCGCACGGTCCGTGAACGGGCGGCCCTGGTGATTGTCCAGTTCGTCGAAACCATGACGGGCATCAAGGCGGTGCAGGCCTACCGGCGGGAACCGCGCAACCAACAGATCTTCGACGACGTCGTCGACGACTACCGCGTCATCAACGAACGCACCATGACGCTGCTCGCGGTGTTCATGCCCGGGGTCAAGCTCGTCGGCAACGTCACCACCGCCGTGGTGCTGCTGTACGGCGGATACCTGGTGCTGCACGGCCGGATGACCGTCGGCACGTTGACGGCGTTCCTGCTGTACCTGCGCATGTTCTTCGAACCGATGCAGGAGATTTCGCAGTTCTTCAACACCTTCCAGTCGGCGGCCTCGGCGCTGGAGAAGCTGGCCGGGGTGCTCGGGCAGCAGCCGGCGATCGTTGATACCTCTGCGCCGGTGGCTTTGACGACGGTCAAGGGGGACATCGCTTTTCGCGGGGTCAGCTTCGGCTACACCGCGGAACGGCCGGTGCTGCCGGAACTGGATCTGACGGTGCCGGCGGGGCAGACCGTCGCCCTCGTGGGTGCCACCGGTGCGGGAAAGACGACCATCGCCAAGCTCATCGCCCGCTTCTACGACCCGGTCACCGGCACGGTGACCCTCGACGGCATCGACCTGCGGTCCGTCGCCCAAACCGAGTTGCGCCGGCACGTGGTGATGGTGACGCAGGAGAACTTCATGTTCGCCGGCAGCGTCGCCGACAACATCCGCTTCGGCCGGCCCGACGCCACCGACGCCGAGATTTGCGCGGCCGCGGAAGCTGTTGGCGCCGAACGGTTCATCGATGCACTGCCCGACGGTTACGACACCGACGTCGCCAACCGGGGTGGACGGCTGTCGGCGGGGCAACGGCAACTGGTGGCCTTCGCCCGCGCGTTCCTGGCGGACCCCAAGGTGCTGATCCTCGATGAGGCGACGTCCTCGCTGGACATCCCGACCGAGCGCCTGGTGCAGCGCGCGCTGGCCACCGTGCTGGCCGGCCGGACCGCGCTGGTGATCGCGCACCGACTCTCCACCGTGCAGTCCGCGGACCGGGTGCTGGTCCTCGACGGCGGGCGCATCGTCGAGGATGGTGCGCCCGACGATCTGGTCGCACGTAACGGGCGGTATGCCGCGCTACACCGCGCGTGGATCGACTCGCTGGCCTGACAGGTCAGGGGATCAGCCGCAGCTGGCGCGCCTTCGATACCGCCTCGTGCCGGGTGTGGGTGCCGAGTTTCGTTGCGGCGCTGCGCAAATAGCTCTTGACGGTCTCGGGTTTCAGGGATAGCCGCGCCGCGGCTTCGGTATTGGTGCAGCCCAAGGCGATCTGCGCCAGCACGTCGAGTTCGCGGGGACTCAGCGGGCCGACGGCTGCCGGCCCACCGGCCAGGGCCGCGGCCAGCCGGTCGGCGAGGTCGCCAAGGGCGCCCGGTGCGACGGGGTCGCCACCGGCCGCCAGCCGCCGCAGCTCGGCATGCACCTGACGGACGTGTTCGGTGTTCACCGCCGTGGCGGCCGCCTGGGCCTGTTGCAGCCGCAGCCGGCGGTCCACCTCGTCGCGAATGGTCAGCTCGTCGGACAGCCGCCGCGCCGACGTCAGCATCAGGTCGACGGCCCGGCCGCCGAACGGTGCACTGGACCGGTAGGCGCCGTAGAGCACGGCCCGGGCCCGGCCATCGACGACGACCGGCACCGCCAGCACCGACCGGATGCCCTCGGACAGCACGGGCATGTCGTAGTCGTGGGTGATGGACGGTGCGTGCCGGTAGTCGGCCACCGCGAGCGGCTGTCCCGACACCATGCTGGCCCCGCCGAGACCGAACGCCGAGCGCACCACCAGGCCGCGGAGCCCGCCGCCCCGGGTGCCGTGGAACTCGGTGAGCAACAGTGCGTCGTCGTGCACCTCGCCGCCGAACATCACGGGTACCGCGCCCTCGGTGCTGATTCTCCGCAGCTCGGCGCGCACCGCGTCGGTGTCACGCGGGCGCAGCACGGCGGGGCCGGTGGTCACGGTCAGTACCCTCTTTCGGGGGTAGCGGGTGGGTGGCTGTGACGTAGATCCTACGTTCATGTCGACAGACGCTGGGATCACGACCAACACCGAGCAGTATCGAGCGGCACGGGACCGTCTCGTGACATCGATCGGTGACTACTCGCAGGCCGTCGATTCGTTCCGCTGGCCGCGGCTGACCGGCGCCTTCAACTGGGCCACCGACTGGTTCGACGTCATCGCCCGCAGTCCGGAACGGGCCGGGCAGGTGGCGCTGTGGATCACCGAAGAAGGCGGCTACGAGCAGCGGTACACCTTCGCGGAGATGGCCGACCGGTCTGACCAGGTGGCGACGTGGCTGCAGGCGCTGGGTGTCGGCAAGGGCGACCGGGTCATCGTCATGCTGGGCAACCAGGTCGAGCTCTGGGAGTCGATGCTGGCGGTGGCCAAGCTCGGCGCGGTGGTGATGCCGACGACCGGAGCGCTGGGCCCGGCGGACCTGGCCGACCGGATCACCCGCGGCGGGGCGGGCTTCGTGGTGACCAATGCCGCGGACGCGGACAAGTTTTCGTCCGTCGACGGGCGGTACACCGGGGTGGTCGTCGGGGCTCCGGTAGCCGGATGGCACCGCTACGCCGATGCGTACCAGGTGGTTTCGGCGGGGCCGTTCACCGCCGTCACCGAGGTCGACGATCCGCTGTTGGTCTACTTCACCTCGGG includes these proteins:
- a CDS encoding chromate transporter encodes the protein MSEEVDSTAQRVSLFELVLTFNHIALASFGGGLSAWSREVLVVEKGWLGDAEFLSASTMCRILPGANQVNMAVFTGTKMRGFFGAAAAVFGLCAMPLVIVLVLSFAYFRFKEVPAVKGVLHGASAAAVALTLTMVLKTGQKCLTGVMPVLLFAGAFVLNGVLRFPLLGTLAILAPLSLIWAWPRERAQAEA
- a CDS encoding chromate transporter, with the translated sequence MSTVAISTYVQLIGLFGMLSLLSIGGGNVVLPDMHINAVNDRHWLTNSQFADLFSISQTAPGPSILIVSMVGYGAGLKVAGIPGAIIGGVISMVAMVVPAAGFVYVITLIWQKAERSKLRRAVEKGFAPLTVGLILAASLVMSRAADHDWRAYTVTAVCTVIFMRTKLNPLIVVAAAGLVGYLGFI
- a CDS encoding ABC transporter ATP-binding protein → MSDIAQPLHSAPAIAPVPQRRRASTDLLRLLPYLGPYRGRWGAMLLTAFVGLGVTVSIPLVTKAVIDGPVRHQDQHGLWVLGSAALALGLVEAVLWFIRRWLGARATMGVEADIRKELYARLQILPMSFHRQWQSGQLLSRVMNDLGTIRQFLGFGLLFLVLNTIQIIVVTAILLAMYWPLGVVVLVSVLPVTVTIFRFERQFSRLSRLAQDQSGHVATHVEESALGLRVIKSFGREDYVYQRFDERATALYDAEVGKVAVSARFWTLLEVIPNLTLILVLGFGAYAAGHGLVTMGTLVAFITMMLSLVWPIASLGYLLSMMQESMTAANRVAEIFDAPVDISDGPVHTVPRGGHLELRDVGFRFPDAEPDDWALRHVSVTVEPGQTLALVGATGSGKSVLAALFSRLYDVTEGAILLDGRDIRELSLPALRSAVATAFEDPTLFSMSVVENLTLGRPTSGQGADDPATDAEIRAAIDIAAAQFVYDLPFGLDTRIGEQGMSLSGGQRQRLSLARAILAAPSLLVLDDTLSALDMHTEAEVTVALRHVLREVTGIVVAHRASTVLLADRVALLQDGTITRIGTHAELLSQAPEYRYLLSADDELDDGTERSCDWEQDAERERLEQLYLEQTDEAEEVCRR
- a CDS encoding ABC transporter ATP-binding protein, whose product is MSTESWRGQTVEAVEDLPIDESVSRRREARALLGSLLSPYRVAVLLLGLVVVVENGARLSVPLLVQRGIDRGIPPILHGGPARELLQIVAALCGVVVLQATFRLFFLNRSGRIGQKVLLELRRLVYRQFQRLDVAFHDRYTSGRVVSRSTNDIEAIQTMLSTGFDSLITAVLTLGGTAVLLVSLDVPLGLMCLGAFPLLVLLTAWFRRESSRTYRTVRERAALVIVQFVETMTGIKAVQAYRREPRNQQIFDDVVDDYRVINERTMTLLAVFMPGVKLVGNVTTAVVLLYGGYLVLHGRMTVGTLTAFLLYLRMFFEPMQEISQFFNTFQSAASALEKLAGVLGQQPAIVDTSAPVALTTVKGDIAFRGVSFGYTAERPVLPELDLTVPAGQTVALVGATGAGKTTIAKLIARFYDPVTGTVTLDGIDLRSVAQTELRRHVVMVTQENFMFAGSVADNIRFGRPDATDAEICAAAEAVGAERFIDALPDGYDTDVANRGGRLSAGQRQLVAFARAFLADPKVLILDEATSSLDIPTERLVQRALATVLAGRTALVIAHRLSTVQSADRVLVLDGGRIVEDGAPDDLVARNGRYAALHRAWIDSLA
- a CDS encoding LuxR C-terminal-related transcriptional regulator, encoding MTTGPAVLRPRDTDAVRAELRRISTEGAVPVMFGGEVHDDALLLTEFHGTRGGGLRGLVVRSAFGLGGASMVSGQPLAVADYRHAPSITHDYDMPVLSEGIRSVLAVPVVVDGRARAVLYGAYRSSAPFGGRAVDLMLTSARRLSDELTIRDEVDRRLRLQQAQAAATAVNTEHVRQVHAELRRLAAGGDPVAPGALGDLADRLAAALAGGPAAVGPLSPRELDVLAQIALGCTNTEAAARLSLKPETVKSYLRSAATKLGTHTRHEAVSKARQLRLIP